In Desulfobulbus oralis, one DNA window encodes the following:
- the ppnN gene encoding nucleotide 5'-monophosphate nucleosidase PpnN, which produces MPNDLMLRARISPKGHLDLLSRQEVTALLQVNSGPLARIFRNCSLAVLNHDEYQIDDDQALLERYPDYEVQVIQDERGIKLELRNAPAAAFVDGELIRGINEHLFSVLRDLVYIDSGTARQFDLKSSDGITNAVFRILRNARVLKAGLEPRLVVCWGGHSISCEEYDYSKEVGYQLGLRDMDICTGCGAGAMKGPMKGAAVAHAKQRNSCGQYLGITEPGIIASESPNPIVADLVIMPDIEKRLESFVRLGHAIIVFPGGAGTMEETLYILGVLLDPANARIPLPLVLTGPASAQDHFALMDRFLTETLGPKVKNLYRIIIDDPEEVARYVVKGVREVRDYRRATEDAFYFNWHLRIPLDLQLPFAPTHENMRTLRLTKDRPVNELAGDLRRAFSGIVSGNVKASGLKAIAEQGPFELQGDISIMKPMDELLAAFVAKQRMKLPSANKQYTPCYKLVGA; this is translated from the coding sequence ATGCCAAACGACCTCATGCTCCGTGCCCGCATCAGCCCCAAAGGCCATCTCGACCTGCTCTCACGGCAGGAGGTCACTGCGCTCCTGCAGGTGAACAGCGGGCCGCTCGCCCGTATTTTCCGCAACTGCTCCCTGGCCGTGCTCAATCATGACGAGTACCAGATAGACGACGATCAGGCCCTCCTGGAGCGCTATCCGGACTATGAGGTACAAGTCATTCAGGACGAACGCGGCATCAAGCTGGAACTCAGGAACGCCCCGGCGGCGGCCTTCGTGGACGGCGAGCTGATCCGCGGCATCAATGAACACCTGTTCTCCGTACTGCGCGACCTGGTCTACATCGACAGCGGCACGGCCAGGCAGTTCGATCTGAAAAGCTCGGACGGCATCACCAACGCGGTGTTCCGCATTCTGCGCAACGCGCGCGTGCTCAAGGCCGGCCTGGAACCCCGGCTCGTGGTCTGCTGGGGCGGGCATTCCATTTCCTGCGAAGAGTATGACTACAGCAAGGAGGTGGGCTACCAGCTCGGGCTGCGTGACATGGACATCTGCACCGGTTGCGGCGCAGGCGCCATGAAAGGCCCGATGAAGGGCGCCGCCGTGGCCCACGCCAAGCAGCGCAACTCTTGCGGCCAGTATCTGGGCATCACCGAGCCGGGCATCATCGCCTCGGAATCGCCCAACCCCATTGTGGCCGATCTGGTCATCATGCCGGATATCGAGAAACGGCTGGAGAGCTTTGTGCGCCTGGGCCACGCCATCATCGTATTTCCCGGCGGCGCAGGCACCATGGAGGAAACCCTCTACATCCTGGGCGTGCTGCTCGACCCGGCCAATGCCCGCATCCCGCTGCCCCTGGTGCTGACCGGCCCGGCCAGCGCCCAGGACCACTTCGCGCTGATGGATCGCTTCCTCACCGAAACTCTGGGGCCCAAGGTGAAAAACCTCTACCGCATCATCATCGACGACCCGGAAGAGGTGGCCCGCTACGTGGTCAAGGGCGTGCGCGAGGTGCGCGACTACCGCAGGGCCACAGAGGACGCCTTCTACTTCAACTGGCACCTGCGCATCCCTCTCGACCTGCAACTGCCCTTTGCGCCGACCCACGAGAATATGCGCACCCTGCGGCTCACCAAGGACAGGCCGGTCAACGAACTGGCCGGTGATCTGCGCCGCGCCTTTTCGGGCATTGTCAGCGGCAACGTCAAGGCCTCCGGCCTCAAAGCCATTGCCGAACAGGGCCCCTTTGAACTGCAGGGCGACATCAGCATCATGAAGCCCATGGACGAGCTGCTCGCCGCCTTCGTGGCCAAGCAGCGCATGAAGCTCCCCAGCGCCAACAAGCAATACACGCCCTGCTACAAACTGGTTGGCGCCTGA
- a CDS encoding thioesterase II family protein, giving the protein MKQDNPEKNLWLFPAPETSGAAFRLFCFPHAGGGASVFRQWQSHMPAQVQVCSVQLPGRENRMNEQACLVLSHLVERIFTGLYHLFDVPFAFFGHSLGAKIAFELARCAQQNKLPLRCLLVAASRAPHIREPRPLHHLPDQLFLQELRRYSATPEALLANQELMAVFLPLLRADFTLDETYTFQAGPPLACPLCVYGGEEDQDITLEELSAWRQHASGSFVLRMFPGGHFFIKSAADRLLVQLNADLGALI; this is encoded by the coding sequence ATGAAACAAGACAATCCTGAAAAAAATCTTTGGTTGTTTCCGGCTCCGGAAACCAGCGGCGCTGCTTTCCGGCTTTTTTGTTTTCCCCACGCGGGTGGTGGCGCTTCGGTGTTTCGCCAGTGGCAAAGCCATATGCCAGCACAGGTTCAGGTTTGCAGTGTGCAGCTCCCCGGCCGTGAGAACCGGATGAACGAGCAAGCATGCCTCGTTCTGTCGCACTTGGTTGAGCGGATTTTTACAGGGCTGTACCACCTGTTCGATGTGCCTTTTGCGTTTTTCGGCCACAGCCTTGGGGCAAAAATCGCTTTTGAACTGGCACGTTGTGCCCAACAAAACAAGTTGCCCCTACGTTGTCTCCTCGTAGCCGCCAGCCGGGCACCACATATCCGGGAACCGCGTCCTCTGCACCATCTGCCCGATCAGCTTTTTCTTCAAGAACTGCGCCGTTACTCGGCCACTCCGGAAGCCCTTTTAGCGAACCAGGAACTGATGGCTGTTTTTTTGCCTCTTTTACGGGCTGATTTCACTTTGGACGAAACCTATACGTTCCAAGCCGGTCCTCCACTTGCCTGTCCTCTTTGCGTGTATGGCGGTGAAGAGGACCAGGACATCACACTGGAAGAGCTGTCTGCATGGCGGCAGCATGCCAGTGGTTCATTTGTGCTCCGCATGTTTCCTGGAGGGCATTTTTTTATAAAGAGTGCAGCAGACCGCCTGCTTGTGCAGTTGAACGCCGATCTTGGCGCTTTGATTTGA
- the trpC gene encoding indole-3-glycerol phosphate synthase TrpC, whose product MASILDRIVARKREEVAALKRRGLPPEREKDGPRGFIRALVARRAGGQVAIIAEAKKASPSRGLIAPDFDPVAMARHYQAAGAAAVSVLTERHFFQGGLDDLVQVRAAVQVPVLRKDFIIDALQIEEAAAAGADAVLLIAAILSPGQLRAFREQAAAYGMDALVEVHDEAELESALTSGAQLVGVNNRNLHDFTVDLARSFRLKALVPDSVPLVSESGITSVHELLRLKEAGITAALIGESLMRSGKSGPLLAELAGA is encoded by the coding sequence ATGGCCAGTATTCTGGACAGGATTGTTGCGAGGAAGCGCGAGGAGGTGGCAGCGCTGAAACGGCGCGGCCTGCCGCCGGAGCGGGAAAAAGACGGGCCGCGCGGTTTCATCCGGGCCCTCGTCGCAAGGCGCGCGGGGGGCCAGGTGGCGATTATCGCGGAGGCGAAAAAGGCCTCGCCCTCCAGGGGGCTGATTGCGCCGGACTTTGACCCGGTCGCCATGGCCCGGCACTATCAGGCGGCCGGAGCCGCAGCGGTTTCGGTGCTGACCGAACGGCATTTTTTTCAGGGCGGGCTGGACGATCTCGTGCAGGTGCGGGCGGCCGTGCAGGTGCCGGTACTGCGCAAGGATTTCATCATCGATGCCCTGCAAATCGAGGAGGCGGCGGCCGCGGGCGCAGACGCCGTTCTGCTGATCGCAGCCATCCTGAGCCCAGGCCAGCTCAGGGCCTTTCGCGAGCAGGCGGCGGCATACGGCATGGACGCCCTGGTGGAGGTGCATGACGAGGCGGAACTGGAGAGCGCATTAACAAGCGGGGCACAGCTTGTCGGCGTGAACAACCGCAATCTGCACGACTTTACCGTGGATCTGGCAAGGAGCTTCCGGCTGAAGGCGCTCGTGCCGGACAGCGTGCCGCTGGTCAGCGAATCCGGGATCACCAGTGTGCACGAGCTGCTCCGCCTGAAAGAGGCGGGCATCACCGCCGCCCTGATAGGCGAAAGCCTGATGCGCAGCGGCAAGAGCGGCCCGCTGCTGGCCGAACTGGCCGGGGCCTGA
- a CDS encoding septal ring lytic transglycosylase RlpA family protein, whose protein sequence is MVTFSAPVRCPCPHSAPLALFVISCLLLALASAGCGHKAPKPPPHIALPGKKKAGSSGKIPATQRPYVVKGVTYVPIPSAKGYRERGVASWYGEPFHGRHTSNGEIYNMYGDTAAHKTLPMGTILLVRNLDNGRSSVVRINDRGPFVRERIIDLSYTKARELGVVARGTARVEIVALEEAGERPQASMAASPGPAPPSRPQAPAATRPQPRKSPVPDFDRGNFFVQVGAFEHLEEARTRARSFARLGRDVVIQQYPAAGMNLYRVLVFASHSLREARKYEAHMRESGYRYTLLLAR, encoded by the coding sequence ATGGTCACTTTTTCCGCCCCTGTCCGCTGCCCATGCCCGCATTCCGCGCCCCTGGCGCTGTTTGTCATCTCGTGTCTGCTGCTCGCCCTGGCCAGCGCCGGGTGTGGCCACAAGGCGCCAAAGCCGCCGCCGCACATCGCTCTGCCTGGCAAGAAGAAGGCCGGCTCCAGCGGAAAGATTCCAGCCACCCAAAGGCCCTATGTCGTGAAGGGGGTGACCTATGTGCCCATCCCCTCGGCCAAGGGCTATCGTGAGCGGGGTGTGGCCTCCTGGTACGGCGAGCCCTTTCACGGCCGGCACACCTCCAATGGTGAAATCTACAACATGTACGGCGACACGGCGGCCCACAAAACCCTGCCCATGGGGACCATCCTGCTGGTGCGCAATCTGGACAACGGTCGCAGCAGCGTGGTGCGCATCAACGACCGCGGGCCCTTTGTGCGGGAGCGCATCATCGATTTGAGTTACACCAAGGCCCGGGAACTCGGGGTGGTGGCAAGAGGCACGGCGCGGGTGGAAATCGTGGCGCTGGAAGAGGCCGGCGAGCGGCCCCAGGCGTCCATGGCGGCGAGTCCCGGGCCGGCGCCGCCGAGCCGGCCCCAGGCGCCGGCAGCGACCCGGCCGCAGCCCCGGAAAAGTCCTGTGCCTGATTTCGACCGGGGCAATTTCTTCGTGCAGGTGGGTGCCTTCGAACACCTGGAAGAGGCCCGCACCCGGGCCCGCAGCTTTGCCCGGCTGGGCCGCGACGTGGTGATTCAGCAGTATCCGGCTGCAGGCATGAACCTCTACCGTGTTTTGGTCTTTGCCAGCCACTCCCTGCGGGAGGCCCGGAAGTACGAGGCCCATATGCGCGAAAGCGGCTACCGCTACACGCTTTTGCTGGCGCGTTAG
- the trpD gene encoding anthranilate phosphoribosyltransferase — protein MNLREAIAKIVNREHLTDLEMRAVFGEIMSGDASAAQIGAFLTALRMKGETIDEIVGATRAMRERATFVDTGVDTENSVLMDIVGTGGDGSGSFNVSTCTSFVVAAAGVRVAKHGNRAVSSRCGAADVLEALGVNLELAPDRVAACVAEIGIGFLFAPKLHRAMKHAIGPRREIGIRTIFNILGPLTNPAGANVQLTGVFTPALTRVIAQVLMRLGMKRAIIVWGEGGLDEMTVTGATHMADAHDGRVTESVLLPEELGLKRATMADIRGGADAAASAAMVRAVLAGEAGPRLDMVLLNAGTALMAAGKAADIREGMALARELIQSGAALGKLDALAAFAGA, from the coding sequence ATGAACCTCAGGGAAGCGATTGCAAAGATTGTAAACCGTGAGCACCTCACGGATCTGGAAATGCGCGCCGTCTTTGGCGAGATCATGAGCGGCGACGCCAGCGCCGCCCAGATCGGCGCCTTCCTCACGGCGCTCCGCATGAAGGGCGAAACCATTGACGAGATTGTGGGGGCCACCCGGGCCATGCGGGAGCGGGCCACCTTCGTGGACACCGGCGTGGACACAGAAAACAGTGTGTTGATGGACATCGTGGGCACGGGCGGCGACGGCTCGGGCAGTTTCAACGTGTCCACCTGCACCAGTTTCGTGGTGGCTGCCGCGGGCGTCAGGGTGGCCAAACACGGCAACCGGGCGGTATCGTCGCGCTGCGGCGCGGCCGATGTTCTGGAGGCCCTGGGCGTGAATCTGGAGCTGGCCCCCGACCGGGTGGCCGCCTGTGTAGCGGAGATCGGCATCGGCTTCCTCTTTGCGCCCAAACTGCACCGGGCGATGAAGCACGCCATTGGCCCGCGCCGGGAAATCGGCATCCGCACCATTTTCAACATCCTGGGCCCGCTCACCAATCCGGCAGGCGCAAACGTGCAGTTGACCGGCGTGTTCACGCCCGCCCTGACCCGGGTGATCGCCCAGGTGCTGATGCGGCTGGGCATGAAGCGGGCGATCATTGTCTGGGGCGAAGGCGGGCTGGACGAGATGACCGTCACCGGTGCGACCCATATGGCCGACGCCCATGACGGCAGGGTGACCGAATCCGTGCTCCTGCCGGAAGAACTGGGCCTGAAGCGTGCCACCATGGCGGACATCCGGGGCGGGGCCGACGCGGCGGCATCGGCAGCCATGGTGCGGGCGGTGCTGGCCGGCGAAGCGGGCCCCAGACTCGACATGGTGCTGCTGAACGCGGGCACCGCGCTGATGGCGGCCGGCAAGGCTGCGGACATCCGGGAGGGCATGGCGCTGGCCCGTGAACTCATTCAATCCGGCGCGGCGCTCGGGAAGCTGGATGCGCTGGCAGCCTTTGCCGGGGCCTGA
- a CDS encoding DUF4145 domain-containing protein, translated as MDTPDFLGDDPRLAAFSEGVDSAEKLLATDPAASAVRSRSVMEQIIRWIYEVDGSLRQPPENTLAGLLHSAGFRQILRSELWRRLVGIHTLGNTAAHSAGPIPRTQAEEAIGALRELLRFAEKRYLHQEAAAPTPPAAEWREAPSTRNTAIVQARGGSLLGRVLRSTGKGAVLVLILIALFFALAHFEPTRPTVRRLWAKTRLWVPSLPENPASIIETDRGETVRCWQGPDGKKIYGNVQPADGRFKPCK; from the coding sequence ATGGATACGCCCGATTTCCTCGGCGATGACCCGCGTCTGGCCGCATTCAGCGAAGGGGTGGACAGCGCGGAAAAACTTTTGGCCACTGATCCGGCCGCATCCGCGGTGCGCAGCCGCAGCGTGATGGAACAGATCATCCGCTGGATCTACGAGGTGGACGGCTCCCTGCGCCAGCCGCCGGAAAATACGCTTGCCGGACTGCTGCACAGCGCCGGATTCAGGCAGATTCTGCGATCGGAACTGTGGCGGCGACTCGTCGGCATCCACACACTGGGCAATACGGCGGCCCACAGTGCAGGCCCCATTCCCCGGACCCAGGCCGAAGAGGCGATCGGCGCCCTGCGCGAATTGCTGCGCTTTGCGGAAAAGCGCTATCTGCACCAGGAGGCGGCCGCCCCCACGCCGCCCGCGGCAGAATGGCGGGAAGCGCCGTCCACCCGGAACACTGCCATTGTACAAGCACGAGGCGGCAGTCTGTTGGGCAGGGTACTGAGATCCACCGGCAAGGGGGCTGTGCTGGTGCTGATCCTGATCGCGCTGTTCTTCGCCCTGGCCCATTTTGAACCCACCAGGCCCACTGTGCGCAGGCTCTGGGCCAAAACCCGGCTCTGGGTGCCCAGCCTGCCCGAAAACCCCGCAAGCATCATCGAAACAGACAGGGGCGAAACCGTGCGCTGCTGGCAGGGCCCGGACGGTAAAAAAATCTACGGCAATGTGCAGCCTGCCGACGGCAGATTCAAACCCTGCAAATAA